A genome region from Streptomyces sp. NBC_01296 includes the following:
- a CDS encoding low temperature requirement protein A: protein MTDSAPAGSAPAEGERHASWLELFFDLTAVAGVAQLAHLLHGSPGGDDVALYVVMFLAFWTGWMLFTVYGNVSGEEVRTWTVLAGMFGMAVMAASVRGVREDRAGAFALAYILVRSLAGKAWERRGEYVPDLPITQLGLGLTPWIVSMWFDGTARYALWALGLAIDLAVMFSVSGTRLAARVDAQYAQEAARRRRAAPKPVAALMDAPHLGERLGLFQLIVLGEAVAQVVAAASQVEWDAALYGVGIGAFLLLLLLWSLSLRHGADGVPLLAWDVLPVRLVLPLHCFVAGSVAALAAALGNAVEYTDHAVPESVRWLLCGSLAVYLAIAGVAALGTGRGRREVLLLVGPSLAAVLVAGAVARGAAAVQLAWLLVLAAAWPRVVLERLPRTPPTPHQNSRPSLS, encoded by the coding sequence ATGACCGATTCCGCGCCGGCAGGGTCGGCGCCTGCGGAGGGCGAACGGCACGCCTCCTGGCTGGAGCTGTTCTTCGACCTGACGGCGGTGGCGGGCGTCGCCCAGCTGGCGCACCTGCTGCACGGCAGCCCCGGTGGGGACGATGTGGCGCTGTACGTGGTGATGTTCCTGGCGTTCTGGACGGGCTGGATGCTGTTCACGGTGTACGGGAACGTCAGCGGCGAGGAGGTCCGCACGTGGACGGTGCTGGCGGGGATGTTCGGGATGGCGGTGATGGCGGCCTCGGTGCGCGGCGTACGGGAGGACCGGGCGGGGGCGTTCGCGCTGGCCTACATCCTGGTGCGGTCGCTGGCAGGCAAGGCGTGGGAGCGGCGCGGGGAGTACGTGCCGGACCTGCCGATCACGCAGCTGGGGCTGGGGCTGACGCCGTGGATCGTGTCGATGTGGTTCGACGGGACGGCCCGGTACGCGCTGTGGGCGCTGGGGCTGGCCATCGACCTGGCGGTGATGTTCTCGGTGTCCGGCACGAGGCTGGCCGCCCGGGTGGACGCGCAGTACGCGCAGGAGGCGGCGCGCAGGCGGCGGGCCGCGCCCAAGCCGGTGGCGGCGCTGATGGACGCGCCGCATCTCGGGGAGCGGCTGGGCCTGTTCCAGCTGATCGTGCTGGGCGAGGCGGTGGCCCAGGTGGTGGCCGCCGCCTCGCAGGTGGAGTGGGACGCGGCGCTGTACGGGGTCGGCATCGGCGCGTTCCTGCTGCTGCTCCTGCTGTGGTCGCTGTCGTTGCGGCACGGGGCGGACGGGGTGCCGCTGCTGGCGTGGGACGTCCTTCCGGTACGGCTCGTGCTGCCGCTGCACTGCTTCGTCGCGGGTTCGGTGGCGGCGCTGGCGGCGGCGCTCGGCAATGCGGTGGAGTACACGGACCATGCGGTTCCGGAGTCGGTGCGGTGGCTGTTGTGCGGGAGCCTCGCGGTGTACCTGGCGATCGCGGGGGTGGCGGCGCTCGGCACGGGGCGCGGGAGGCGGGAGGTTCTGCTGCTGGTGGGGCCGTCGCTGGCGGCGGTGCTGGTGGCGGGGGCGGTGGCCCGGGGTGCCGCGGCCGTCCAGCTGGCGTGGCTGCTGGTGCTGGCGGCGGCGTGGCCGCGGGTGGTGCTGGAACGCCTCCCGCGGACGCCGCCGACGCCTCACCAGAACTCCCGGCCCTCGCTGTCGTAG